A single Corallococcus silvisoli DNA region contains:
- a CDS encoding transposase (programmed frameshift) — protein sequence MKVDSERRRCEACGARTRADWRSRRCVTTLAGCVGLSVQVRVCHREECLLKGVPLRAEGEGRWVLPEHEFGLDVLAFIGAQRYREHRSVPEIHALLRQKGVAVSERTCTNLLDRYDELVSLQLLDAGRLHATLKCQGRAVLAIDGLAPDVGHEVLWVVRECLSGQVLLARPLLAGGEQELVPLLEEVKRALGRVPIVGVVSDGQRSIRNAVAHALPGVPHQLCHFHYLREAARPLYEVDRHAKKELKKRVREVRKVERAVEGRDDASARATRAYAAAVRSALTDDHRPPLNPSGLLLRRRLGAIEKSLERVEKGGPASRKLSRLRAVLRKARSATASMWPALARAYRWVERTAAILQNEPGLDAAGVRRRLSALLAALVRWTRRRHRGVLRQALAHFLLETRRYWKGLFHCYDVPELPRTDNVLEHLFGTCRYHERRASGRVRGSAGLVVRGAVRLPAIAAAHLLPELDATLLAPGDLDDWRQLRAQLEARRVPRIMGRRFRADPDGYLRGIEEELRPYLPA from the exons GTGAAGGTCGACAGCGAGCGGCGGCGCTGTGAGGCGTGCGGCGCAAGAACGCGAGCGGATTGGCGCTCGCGTCGCTGTGTGACGACGCTGGCGGGTTGCGTGGGGCTCTCGGTGCAGGTGCGGGTATGCCACCGGGAGGAGTGTCTGCTGAAGGGCGTTCCACTCAGGGCAGAGGGCGAGGGCCGCTGGGTGCTGCCGGAGCACGAGTTCGGCTTGGACGTGCTGGCCTTCATCGGAGCCCAGCGCTACCGGGAGCACCGCAGCGTGCCGGAGATTCACGCACTGCTGCGTCAGAAGGGCGTCGCCGTCTCCGAGCGCACCTGCACCAACCTGCTCGACCGGTACGATGAACTCGTCAGCCTCCAGTTGCTGGATGCGGGGCGACTGCATGCGACGCTCAAATGCCAGGGCCGGGCGGTGCTCGCCATCGACGGCCTCGCTCCGGACGTAGGGCATGAGGTGCTTTGGGTCGTGCGCGAATGCCTCTCGGGGCAGGTGCTGCTGGCGCGTCCCCTGCTGGCTGGCGGCGAGCAGGAGCTCGTGCCGCTGCTGGAGGAAGTGAAGCGTGCGCTGGGCCGGGTGCCCATCGTCGGTGTGGTGTCGGATGGGCAGCGAAGTATTCGCAATGCCGTGGCGCATGCATTGCCTGGGGTGCCGCACCAGCTATGCCATTTCCATTACCTGAGGGAGGCGGCCCGGCCGCTCTACGAGGTGGACCGGCATGCGAAGAAGGAGCTGAAGAAGCGCGTGCGAGAGGTGCGCAAGGTCGAACGGGCCGTGGAAGGCCGTGACGACGCGAGCGCCCGCGCCACGCGCGCCTACGCGGCAGCCGTCAGGAGCGCTCTCACCGACGACCACCGCCCACCCCTCAACCCCTCCGGACTGCTGCTGCGCCGACGCCTGGGCGCCATCGAGAAGAGCCTGGAGCGGGTGGAAAAAGGGGGGCCTGCGTCCCGCA AGTTGAGCCGCCTGCGGGCGGTGCTGCGCAAAGCACGCAGCGCCACCGCTTCCATGTGGCCCGCCCTCGCACGCGCCTACCGCTGGGTCGAGCGCACCGCGGCCATCCTCCAGAATGAGCCCGGATTGGATGCCGCGGGCGTGCGCCGCCGTCTGTCGGCCCTGCTGGCCGCCCTGGTGCGATGGACGCGTCGACGCCACCGGGGTGTCCTGCGCCAGGCCCTGGCTCATTTCCTCCTGGAAACGCGCCGCTACTGGAAGGGCCTCTTCCATTGCTACGACGTGCCGGAGTTACCCCGCACCGATAATGTCTTGGAGCACCTCTTCGGCACCTGCCGCTACCATGAGCGGCGGGCCTCGGGCCGGGTCCGAGGCAGCGCGGGCCTCGTCGTGCGCGGCGCAGTCCGGCTGCCAGCTATCGCCGCCGCCCACCTGCTGCCTGAACTCGACGCAACCCTCCTGGCACCTGGGGACCTCGACGACTGGCGGCAATTACGCGCTCAGCTCGAAGCCCGGCGCGTCCCCCGCATCATGGGCCGACGCTTTCGCGCCGATCCGGACGGCTACCTCCGAGGCATCGAAGAGGAGCTCAGGCCATATTTGCCGGCGTAG
- a CDS encoding HD domain-containing protein, with protein MTTENETQAATSTPEASVETVRKVYAVDLREKDRVNTVFRVTKKEKVNARSGKVFLSLSLADKSGTVDARVFDKVDVLEPAFQSGDYVLVQGSVIVFHGRTQVVVEAMERLDPEPLDPQEFEPPPAPPAEAKAESKGSEAKSGEAKSGEAKSGDARSGDAKASEGKEPRAEPKAERHEGGAGGPRAVGQIRELVTERVNDPYVKQLLLAFLDDAHVSAALPVAPAAKGVHHAWRGGLAEHVLSVMRLTLRVSDHYPMADRDLLLAGAFLHDVMKGGDGASDKGFDTSDEGRLVGHAVLAAQKIREKTLGIPGFPPLLEQHLTHLAISQQGPSGAPGVKVPVTLEAQIVDTLSSLDARIASWVEAMQRDPNERWTEHLRAYDRPLWKGFAPTGRGRAPVEAGGRRKHREEKRKARGDKGPPSQASAEAGATPAAQEARPERPPRPPREPRAERPPREERGPREERPARPPREDRPPRDPKSLPGELTFKPFSALAPSAPVKSGGEGGGSSEG; from the coding sequence ATGACAACCGAAAACGAAACCCAGGCCGCGACTTCCACCCCGGAGGCTTCCGTCGAGACCGTCCGCAAGGTGTACGCGGTCGACCTGCGCGAGAAGGACCGCGTCAACACCGTCTTCCGCGTCACCAAGAAGGAGAAGGTGAACGCTCGCAGCGGCAAGGTGTTCCTGTCGCTGTCCCTCGCCGACAAGAGCGGCACCGTGGACGCGCGCGTCTTCGACAAGGTGGACGTGCTCGAACCCGCGTTCCAGAGCGGCGACTACGTCCTCGTGCAGGGCAGCGTCATCGTCTTCCACGGGCGCACCCAGGTCGTCGTGGAGGCCATGGAGCGGTTGGATCCGGAGCCGCTCGACCCCCAGGAGTTCGAGCCGCCCCCGGCCCCGCCCGCGGAGGCCAAGGCCGAGTCCAAGGGCAGCGAAGCCAAGTCCGGCGAAGCCAAGTCCGGCGAAGCGAAGTCTGGCGACGCCAGGTCTGGCGACGCGAAGGCTTCCGAAGGCAAGGAGCCCCGCGCGGAGCCCAAGGCCGAGCGCCATGAGGGCGGCGCCGGTGGCCCGCGCGCGGTGGGGCAGATCCGCGAGCTCGTCACCGAGCGCGTCAACGACCCGTACGTGAAGCAGCTCCTGCTGGCGTTCCTGGACGACGCGCACGTGTCCGCGGCGCTGCCGGTGGCCCCCGCGGCCAAGGGCGTGCACCACGCGTGGCGCGGCGGCCTGGCCGAGCACGTCCTGTCGGTGATGCGCCTGACGCTGCGCGTGTCGGACCACTACCCCATGGCGGACCGCGACCTGCTGCTCGCGGGCGCGTTCCTGCACGACGTGATGAAGGGCGGCGACGGGGCCTCCGACAAGGGCTTCGACACCTCCGACGAGGGCCGCCTGGTGGGCCACGCGGTGCTGGCCGCGCAGAAGATCCGCGAGAAGACGCTGGGCATCCCCGGCTTCCCGCCGCTGCTGGAGCAGCACCTGACGCACCTGGCGATCTCCCAGCAGGGCCCGTCCGGCGCCCCCGGCGTGAAGGTGCCGGTGACGCTGGAGGCGCAGATCGTGGACACGCTCAGCTCGCTCGACGCGCGCATCGCGTCGTGGGTGGAGGCCATGCAGCGCGATCCGAACGAGCGCTGGACGGAGCACCTGCGCGCCTACGACCGTCCGCTCTGGAAGGGCTTCGCGCCCACCGGCCGCGGCCGGGCCCCGGTGGAGGCGGGCGGCCGCCGCAAGCACCGCGAGGAGAAGCGCAAGGCGCGTGGCGACAAGGGCCCGCCCTCGCAGGCCAGCGCCGAGGCCGGCGCGACGCCCGCCGCGCAGGAGGCCCGTCCGGAGCGTCCGCCGCGGCCTCCCCGCGAGCCCCGCGCCGAGCGCCCCCCGCGCGAGGAGCGTGGCCCCCGTGAGGAGCGCCCCGCCCGTCCGCCGCGTGAGGACCGTCCGCCGCGCGACCCCAAGAGCCTGCCCGGCGAGCTGACCTTCAAGCCGTTCAGCGCGCTGGCGCCGAGCGCGCCCGTGAAGTCCGGTGGTGAGGGCGGTGGCTCCTCGGAGGGCTGA
- a CDS encoding NAD(P)/FAD-dependent oxidoreductase, with the protein MAYRVNNIGLWLDEPEELLGQRAAEKLGVTRGDLSSVRVVRSVLDARKKGSPRYIYTLEVELAPGRKAPRLPPDVSEAPPPPEAPPRVKEPEKLPLIIGTGPAGLFCALGLLERGVRSILLERGKEVVTRRKDVAKLMRDGTLDRESNMNFGEGGAGAYTDGKLSTRINHPMVRKVIEAFARYGAPDHILIEGKPHIGSDLLPGAVAKLREELIAGGCQVHFEQRVDDLLYRDGHIAGVKMADGRTLESDRVILAPGNSARELYERFAADGRVSVEAKPFALGFRAEHPQSLINGIQYGAAAKHSKLPPADYKLAENLDVDGEVRGVYSFCMCPGGIVVPTPTEEGLQCTNGMSNSRRNAKFANAGIVVSVSVEDFAREGFHGPLAGLEFQRHWEGEAYKLGGGRFFAPAQTIPDYLAGRVKKDPGDTSYRPGLAHTDLNQLFPERLTQSLKAALRTFDRKMRGFISDEGKLIGIESRTSSPVRVTRGDDLQSVSMRGLYPAGEGCGYAGGIVSSAIDGLRIAEQIATELA; encoded by the coding sequence ATGGCGTACCGGGTGAACAACATCGGGCTGTGGTTGGACGAGCCGGAGGAGCTGCTCGGCCAGCGCGCCGCGGAGAAGCTGGGAGTCACCCGGGGGGACCTCTCCTCCGTGCGCGTGGTGCGCTCGGTGCTGGACGCGCGCAAGAAGGGCAGCCCCCGTTACATCTACACGTTGGAGGTGGAGCTGGCCCCGGGCCGCAAGGCGCCCCGCCTGCCCCCGGACGTGAGCGAGGCCCCGCCCCCGCCGGAAGCGCCGCCGCGCGTGAAGGAGCCGGAGAAGCTGCCGCTGATCATCGGCACCGGACCCGCGGGGTTGTTCTGCGCGCTGGGCCTGCTGGAGCGCGGCGTGCGCAGCATCCTGCTGGAGCGCGGCAAGGAGGTGGTGACGCGCCGCAAGGACGTGGCGAAGCTCATGCGCGACGGGACGCTCGACCGCGAGAGCAACATGAACTTCGGCGAGGGCGGCGCGGGCGCGTACACGGACGGCAAGCTGTCCACGCGCATCAACCACCCCATGGTGCGCAAGGTGATTGAAGCCTTCGCCCGCTACGGCGCGCCGGACCACATCCTGATTGAGGGCAAGCCGCACATCGGCTCGGACCTGCTGCCCGGCGCGGTGGCGAAGCTGCGCGAGGAGCTGATCGCCGGCGGCTGCCAGGTGCACTTCGAGCAGCGCGTGGACGACCTGCTCTACCGCGATGGCCACATCGCGGGCGTGAAGATGGCGGACGGGCGCACGCTGGAGAGCGACCGCGTCATCCTGGCGCCGGGCAACTCCGCGCGCGAGCTGTACGAGCGCTTCGCCGCCGACGGCCGCGTGAGCGTGGAGGCCAAGCCCTTCGCGCTGGGCTTCCGCGCGGAGCACCCGCAGTCGCTCATCAACGGCATCCAGTACGGCGCCGCCGCGAAGCACTCGAAGCTGCCGCCCGCGGACTACAAGCTGGCGGAGAACCTGGACGTGGACGGCGAGGTGCGCGGCGTCTATTCGTTCTGCATGTGCCCCGGCGGCATCGTGGTGCCCACGCCCACCGAAGAGGGGCTGCAGTGCACCAACGGCATGAGCAACTCGCGGCGCAACGCGAAGTTCGCCAACGCGGGCATCGTCGTGTCGGTGTCCGTCGAGGACTTCGCGCGCGAGGGCTTCCACGGGCCGCTCGCGGGCCTGGAGTTCCAGCGGCACTGGGAGGGCGAGGCCTACAAGCTGGGCGGAGGCCGCTTCTTCGCGCCCGCGCAGACCATCCCCGACTACCTGGCCGGCCGCGTGAAGAAGGACCCCGGGGACACCAGCTACCGCCCGGGCCTGGCGCACACGGATTTGAACCAGCTCTTCCCGGAGCGGCTGACGCAGTCGCTCAAGGCGGCGCTGCGCACGTTCGACCGGAAGATGCGCGGCTTCATCAGCGACGAGGGAAAGCTCATCGGCATCGAGAGCCGGACCAGCTCCCCGGTGCGCGTCACCCGGGGCGACGACCTGCAGTCGGTGTCCATGCGCGGCCTGTACCCGGCCGGCGAGGGCTGCGGCTACGCGGGCGGCATCGTGTCGTCCGCCATTGATGGACTGCGCATCGCTGAGCAGATTGCCACCGAGCTGGCTTGA
- a CDS encoding golvesin C-terminal-like domain-containing protein, whose translation MRTSLSSWSRVLALTLLCTSVLAQGQDVPERFEGDDLGLEPPGVQYLPAPGPRAHEQRRLSSSEPPVVRRESRGAKAAGVPQSRLGEGALSGKVIYLSPGHGFYRDAGLKRWATQRPNSWGVVEDFISVEVMSQELLPMLMAAGATVVPVRETDLNPLLATVDNGGTGYVESGDAARFHASEQKGWAQPPIPMGNNVEPFTLGTTRLLDTAATATARATWTPDVPADAAYNVYVSYGSDPSRASDAHYVVKHSGGESHFRVNQRRHGGTWVLLGRFYFKAGQHPESGAVVLENDSAAGAGATLSVDAVRLGGGRGLLGDAAQGPLLRPRFEESARYHVQYSGAPFSVYAPTGANALSNERNADVNARPRFAAWLHEEGEDAVYVGWHTNAGTSGTVMGTEGYVYGPNPVDGTLNFTGVAGSDVMARALLAQIETDLKREVDPSWRVRSLRSANLGEVNPTHNPEMPSVLLEMAYHDNASDAAKLKEARMRHVAARAIVQGLIKYFAARDGAAVHLPPEAPGAVAARNAAPGAVEVKWTAPPQVASEEGRDAPTGYRLYQSVDGFGWDDGMPVQGTSATVTLTAGTLRYFRVAAVNAGGESFPSATVGVRVGDVSPVLLINAYERLDATVACGEELKTPYDLEAPLRVYLEATNDGSYLRQHGAAFAQSAVAFDSAAGNALAAGLVSPAGYRLVDWSAGRGGVSGAGPSRAEQDALRAFVTGGGHLLLSGSRTVSALAEGSADDKLFLSDILRVAPASTSTVASVGGSQGGFLSGLAVTPLADGTREAYPVGLTDVLAPTGGGEAVLSYGSTSARAGVLSGTAPAGQVLVLGFPFEGLSSNQERSRLVGAFLVRTGLLAQAPALPPLVAAPAVSPRPLSSCVAVRAVDPHPPSKPPPVDPPPEPTVVPVLPDVYAGLGDKGCGCGAGAAGTASGLWVLLGVIVQLRRARSKPGHARR comes from the coding sequence ATGCGAACATCCCTGTCGTCCTGGTCGCGCGTGCTGGCGCTGACCCTGCTGTGCACCTCCGTCCTCGCTCAGGGGCAGGACGTCCCGGAAAGGTTCGAGGGAGACGACCTGGGCCTGGAGCCGCCGGGTGTTCAATACCTGCCAGCCCCGGGGCCCAGGGCCCACGAGCAGCGCCGGCTGTCCTCCAGCGAGCCCCCCGTGGTGCGGCGCGAATCCCGCGGCGCGAAGGCGGCCGGCGTGCCGCAGTCGCGGCTGGGGGAGGGCGCGCTGTCCGGCAAGGTCATCTACCTGAGCCCCGGCCACGGCTTCTACCGCGACGCCGGGCTCAAGCGCTGGGCGACGCAGCGGCCCAACAGCTGGGGCGTGGTGGAGGACTTCATCTCCGTGGAGGTGATGTCCCAGGAGCTCCTGCCCATGCTCATGGCGGCCGGCGCGACGGTGGTTCCGGTGCGCGAGACGGACCTGAACCCGCTGCTCGCGACCGTGGACAACGGGGGCACGGGCTACGTGGAGAGCGGGGACGCGGCGCGCTTCCACGCCTCTGAACAGAAGGGCTGGGCTCAACCGCCCATCCCCATGGGCAACAACGTGGAGCCGTTCACGCTGGGCACCACGCGCCTGCTGGACACCGCGGCGACCGCCACCGCGCGCGCGACGTGGACCCCGGACGTGCCGGCGGACGCGGCCTACAACGTCTACGTCTCCTACGGCTCCGACCCCTCGCGCGCGTCGGACGCGCACTACGTGGTGAAGCACTCGGGCGGGGAGAGCCACTTCCGCGTGAACCAGCGCCGCCACGGCGGGACGTGGGTGCTGCTGGGGCGCTTCTATTTCAAGGCGGGGCAGCACCCGGAGTCGGGCGCGGTGGTGTTGGAGAACGACTCGGCGGCGGGCGCGGGCGCGACGCTGTCGGTGGACGCGGTGCGGCTGGGCGGCGGCAGGGGGCTGCTGGGTGACGCGGCGCAGGGGCCGCTGCTGCGCCCCCGCTTCGAGGAGAGCGCGCGCTACCACGTGCAGTACAGCGGGGCGCCCTTCAGCGTGTACGCGCCGACGGGGGCCAACGCGCTGTCCAACGAGCGCAACGCGGACGTGAACGCCCGGCCGCGCTTCGCCGCGTGGCTGCACGAGGAGGGCGAGGACGCGGTCTACGTCGGCTGGCACACCAACGCGGGCACGTCCGGCACGGTGATGGGGACGGAGGGGTACGTCTATGGGCCGAACCCGGTGGACGGCACGCTCAACTTCACCGGCGTGGCGGGCAGCGACGTGATGGCCCGGGCGCTGCTCGCGCAGATTGAGACGGACCTGAAGCGCGAGGTGGATCCGAGCTGGCGCGTGCGCAGCCTGCGCTCGGCGAACCTGGGCGAGGTGAACCCCACGCACAACCCGGAGATGCCCAGCGTGCTGCTGGAGATGGCCTACCACGACAACGCGTCGGACGCGGCGAAGCTCAAGGAAGCCCGCATGCGCCACGTCGCCGCGCGCGCCATCGTGCAGGGGTTGATCAAGTACTTCGCGGCCCGCGACGGCGCGGCCGTGCACCTGCCGCCGGAGGCCCCCGGCGCGGTGGCGGCGCGCAACGCGGCGCCGGGCGCGGTGGAGGTGAAGTGGACCGCCCCGCCGCAGGTCGCCTCCGAGGAGGGCCGTGACGCGCCCACGGGCTATCGCCTCTACCAGAGCGTGGATGGCTTCGGCTGGGACGACGGCATGCCGGTGCAGGGGACCTCGGCCACCGTCACGCTGACGGCCGGCACGCTGCGCTACTTCCGCGTCGCCGCGGTGAACGCGGGCGGCGAGTCCTTCCCGTCCGCCACGGTGGGCGTGCGCGTGGGGGACGTGTCGCCGGTGCTGCTCATCAACGCGTACGAGCGGCTGGACGCGACGGTGGCGTGTGGCGAGGAGCTGAAGACGCCGTACGACCTGGAGGCCCCGCTGCGCGTCTACCTGGAGGCGACGAACGACGGCAGCTACCTGCGCCAGCACGGCGCGGCCTTCGCGCAGTCCGCGGTGGCGTTCGACAGCGCTGCGGGCAACGCGCTCGCCGCGGGGCTGGTGTCGCCCGCGGGGTACCGGCTGGTGGACTGGTCCGCCGGGCGCGGGGGCGTGAGCGGCGCGGGCCCGAGCCGGGCCGAACAGGATGCCCTGCGCGCGTTCGTCACCGGCGGCGGGCACCTGCTGCTGTCGGGGAGCCGGACGGTCTCCGCGCTCGCGGAGGGCAGCGCCGACGACAAGCTGTTCCTCTCGGACATCCTGCGGGTAGCCCCCGCCTCCACCTCCACGGTGGCCAGCGTGGGGGGCTCGCAGGGCGGCTTCCTCTCGGGCCTGGCGGTCACGCCGCTGGCGGATGGGACCCGCGAGGCGTACCCCGTGGGGCTGACGGATGTGCTGGCGCCAACGGGCGGCGGCGAGGCGGTGCTGAGCTACGGCTCCACCAGCGCGAGGGCGGGCGTCCTGTCGGGCACCGCGCCGGCGGGACAGGTGCTGGTGCTGGGTTTTCCGTTTGAGGGCCTTTCATCCAACCAGGAGCGGTCGCGGCTGGTGGGCGCGTTCCTGGTGCGCACGGGGCTTCTTGCCCAGGCGCCGGCGCTGCCTCCCCTGGTCGCGGCGCCGGCGGTCAGCCCCCGGCCGCTGTCGTCCTGCGTGGCGGTGCGGGCGGTGGATCCGCATCCGCCGTCGAAGCCGCCGCCGGTGGACCCGCCGCCGGAGCCGACGGTCGTTCCGGTCCTTCCGGACGTCTACGCCGGCCTGGGGGATAAGGGCTGCGGGTGCGGGGCGGGGGCGGCGGGAACGGCTTCCGGGCTCTGGGTGTTGCTCGGGGTGATTGTTCAGCTCCGGCGCGCGCGCTCGAAACCGGGCCACGCGAGGCGTTGA
- the gap gene encoding type I glyceraldehyde-3-phosphate dehydrogenase, with protein MAIKLAINGFGRIGRCVLRAALSRKEDLEIVAINDLDKPSALAHLFKYDSVHRTWPGEVKATDKGIVVDGREIAVTAEKDPTALPWKSMNVDVVLECTGRFTSREGAEKHLKAGAKKVLISAPAKGPDITIAYGINHAEYDASKHHIVSNASCTTNCLAPIAKVLVDNFGVEKGLMTTIHSYTNDQRILDLTHEDMRRARAAALSMIPTSTGAAKAIGEVLPSLKGKMHGLSVRVPTPNVSLVDLTVNTTKKVTAEEVIAAFKNAAATQLKGVLEFSDAQTVSVDYNGNPHSAIFDATNCYVMGDNLLKVMAWYDNEWGFSNRMVDTAKFLVSKGL; from the coding sequence ATGGCCATCAAGCTCGCCATCAACGGCTTCGGTCGTATCGGTCGCTGCGTCCTGCGCGCCGCGCTCAGCCGCAAGGAAGACCTTGAGATCGTCGCCATCAACGACCTCGACAAGCCGTCGGCGCTGGCCCACCTGTTCAAGTACGACTCCGTGCACCGCACGTGGCCGGGCGAGGTGAAGGCCACGGACAAGGGCATCGTGGTGGACGGCAGGGAGATCGCCGTCACCGCGGAGAAGGACCCCACGGCGCTGCCGTGGAAGAGCATGAACGTGGACGTGGTGCTGGAGTGCACCGGCCGCTTCACCTCTCGCGAGGGCGCGGAGAAGCACCTCAAGGCGGGCGCGAAGAAGGTCCTCATCTCCGCCCCGGCCAAGGGCCCGGACATCACCATCGCGTACGGCATCAACCACGCCGAGTACGACGCGTCCAAGCACCACATCGTGTCCAACGCCTCGTGCACCACGAACTGCCTGGCGCCCATCGCCAAGGTGCTGGTGGACAACTTCGGCGTCGAGAAGGGCCTGATGACGACGATCCACAGCTACACCAACGATCAGCGCATCCTGGACCTCACCCACGAGGACATGCGCCGCGCCCGCGCCGCCGCGCTCTCCATGATCCCCACCAGCACGGGCGCCGCGAAGGCCATTGGCGAGGTGCTGCCTTCCCTCAAGGGCAAGATGCACGGCCTGTCGGTGCGCGTCCCCACCCCGAACGTGTCGCTGGTGGACCTGACGGTGAACACCACCAAGAAGGTCACGGCGGAGGAGGTCATCGCCGCGTTCAAGAACGCCGCCGCCACGCAGCTCAAGGGCGTGCTGGAGTTCAGCGACGCGCAGACGGTGTCGGTGGACTACAACGGCAACCCGCACTCGGCCATCTTCGACGCCACCAACTGCTACGTGATGGGCGACAACCTGCTCAAGGTCATGGCCTGGTACGACAACGAGTGGGGCTTCTCCAACCGCATGGTCGACACGGCGAAGTTCCTCGTGTCCAAGGGCCTGTAG
- a CDS encoding diacylglycerol kinase family protein, with amino-acid sequence MTVPAPSRPQFPSRRSNGLFASFGHAWAGLIHTVAWQRNMRIHLISGVLVGLVGSGIPLGLAEKVTLIFCVLLIFFAEILNSALEQLVDLAVQQFDEKARLTKDAAAAGVLVLAGGTVVIFAAILINYWETVRTSTDAIFRQVALGLPLAGCATVLVLPQPRPAAVDVLAFLAGLGLLALTAPTSASLVFTALTAALLVIAAAAARERRRQPQP; translated from the coding sequence ATGACCGTTCCTGCACCCTCCCGCCCCCAGTTTCCCTCCCGCCGCAGCAACGGGCTGTTCGCCTCGTTCGGACATGCGTGGGCGGGCCTCATCCACACCGTGGCCTGGCAGCGCAACATGCGCATCCACCTCATCTCCGGCGTCCTCGTGGGGCTGGTGGGCAGCGGCATCCCGCTGGGGCTCGCGGAGAAGGTGACGCTCATCTTCTGCGTGCTGCTCATCTTCTTCGCGGAGATTCTCAACAGCGCGCTGGAGCAGCTGGTGGACCTGGCCGTGCAACAGTTCGACGAGAAGGCCCGGCTCACCAAGGACGCCGCGGCCGCGGGCGTGCTCGTGCTCGCCGGAGGCACGGTGGTCATCTTCGCCGCCATCCTCATCAACTACTGGGAGACGGTGCGCACCAGCACCGATGCCATCTTCCGGCAGGTCGCGCTGGGGCTGCCCCTGGCCGGGTGCGCCACGGTGCTCGTGCTCCCACAACCCCGGCCCGCCGCCGTCGACGTGCTCGCGTTCCTCGCGGGACTGGGCCTGCTCGCGCTGACGGCCCCCACCTCCGCGAGCCTCGTCTTCACCGCGCTCACCGCCGCGCTGCTCGTCATCGCCGCCGCCGCGGCCCGCGAGCGCCGGCGCCAACCACAGCCCTGA
- a CDS encoding class I SAM-dependent rRNA methyltransferase: MLSTYLSREAARKLRHGAPWLRREDIVSVEGEPQPGTPMQLKDEDGEVLGLGDVDLQASLAVRRLGLADESVEGLLPRHVRHAFERRARLVDDPRFCRIVNDDGDGLPGLIVDRYDQHFVVQTLTRAMDARHEEITRTLGEVTGASSVLLRNDTHRRQALGLPAQRPHVMYGTPPRWCRLLELEARFTVDLTYGRGTGYGYDHRELRRFLNRTGNGDRVLDVACNVGGLFVHAGRHGAKQILAFDGNADAADLARENAEANGLLGRVTVEQGEPLAVLRAIDDTFDLVLLDTLGATSEDDFIEQARLALRRVRHGGRLLVVGYHPPVGLGSFTECVATACEQEARIAFRLVRMGLPPDHPAPVGSPGAEYLEAVALEVN, translated from the coding sequence TTGCTCAGCACCTACCTGTCCCGAGAAGCCGCCCGCAAGCTTCGCCATGGCGCCCCCTGGCTGCGCCGCGAGGACATCGTCTCCGTCGAAGGCGAGCCCCAGCCCGGAACGCCCATGCAGCTCAAGGACGAGGATGGAGAGGTCCTGGGCCTGGGCGACGTGGATCTCCAGGCGTCCCTGGCCGTGCGCCGGCTGGGCCTGGCGGACGAGTCCGTGGAGGGGCTCCTCCCCCGCCACGTGCGCCACGCCTTCGAGCGCCGCGCGCGGCTGGTGGACGACCCGCGCTTCTGCCGCATCGTCAACGACGACGGGGACGGGCTGCCGGGGCTCATCGTGGACCGGTATGATCAGCACTTCGTCGTTCAGACGCTGACCCGCGCCATGGACGCCCGCCACGAGGAGATCACCCGCACGCTGGGCGAGGTGACGGGGGCCTCTTCCGTGCTGCTGCGCAATGACACCCACCGGCGCCAGGCGCTGGGCCTGCCCGCGCAGCGGCCACACGTGATGTATGGGACGCCGCCACGCTGGTGCCGCCTGCTGGAGCTGGAGGCGCGCTTCACGGTGGACCTCACCTACGGCCGGGGCACGGGCTACGGGTATGACCACCGCGAGCTGCGCCGCTTCCTGAACCGGACGGGCAACGGGGATCGGGTGCTGGACGTCGCCTGCAACGTGGGCGGCCTCTTCGTCCACGCGGGGCGCCACGGGGCGAAGCAGATCCTCGCCTTCGACGGCAACGCGGACGCGGCGGACCTGGCGCGCGAGAACGCGGAGGCCAACGGACTGCTCGGCCGGGTGACGGTGGAACAGGGAGAGCCCCTGGCGGTGCTGCGCGCCATCGACGACACCTTCGATTTGGTGCTGCTGGACACCCTGGGCGCGACGTCCGAGGACGACTTCATCGAACAGGCGCGGCTGGCGCTCCGGCGCGTCCGGCACGGAGGACGCTTGCTCGTGGTCGGTTATCACCCACCGGTGGGCCTGGGCTCATTCACGGAGTGCGTGGCCACGGCCTGCGAGCAGGAGGCGCGCATCGCGTTCCGCCTGGTGCGGATGGGCCTGCCGCCAGACCACCCGGCGCCGGTCGGCTCCCCAGGGGCCGAGTACCTGGAAGCCGTGGCGCTCGAGGTGAACTGA